Proteins encoded by one window of Paenibacillus sp. DCT19:
- a CDS encoding sensor histidine kinase, whose product MKQVRFVRIQHKIMVICITVIILPVLVMTINSYYSSERLLTQNYTNVLNDLSKQTNIRIDEFLKEIEKITLLASNGLSNDLSATPEGSFPIQDFLRNSDEQREIAAYNILMNYIMMKDRVFSIYLYNLNGGQDLFVSPHQPIDPNYKVANELWFKRFLHRNDRTITLTTRIDEQLQNKILAVSHARKIHDVSTGKLLGVIVVSIDIKFIEIVNRNLQEGLRSRFMIVDEDDKIVYNVDERLIGTLFRGNVRPPEATNVVVTSPLSQQKWTSYLYMPLDELTADGKILGRNLVTLAVVMFLFAVVLSVFLSHVITTPIKRLLRNISLVEKGQFEQVEHIRSRDEIGHLSVRFNKMSHELKRMVERMQQEEMEKAQAEMRALHHQINPHFLYNTLGSVKWIASMQQADKIVEMTDALISMLRYATRSDNSLVTIREELDNIKNYVTIQNVRYYGCIQMNYEIEDRLMDYRMPKMILQPIVENAIFHGLAEREDDGVITIRIQMKGSDITIEVCDNGVGMEEHMIQSFMTEKLRASDGTKGIGVHNVQRRIQLHFGKSYGIQVESAVGEGTIFTILLPAISDDDYI is encoded by the coding sequence ATGAAGCAAGTCCGATTCGTTCGAATCCAGCACAAAATCATGGTGATCTGCATAACGGTTATTATCCTTCCGGTACTTGTGATGACCATCAATTCCTATTATTCTTCTGAACGATTATTGACACAGAATTATACGAACGTGCTGAACGATCTATCCAAGCAGACCAATATTCGAATAGATGAGTTTCTAAAAGAAATCGAAAAAATTACACTCCTCGCGAGCAATGGACTTAGTAATGATCTATCTGCGACGCCTGAAGGCAGTTTTCCAATTCAAGACTTTCTACGAAATAGTGATGAGCAGCGAGAGATTGCAGCATACAATATTCTGATGAACTATATTATGATGAAGGATCGCGTATTCTCCATATATCTCTATAACCTGAACGGAGGACAAGATCTGTTTGTCAGTCCTCACCAGCCTATTGATCCAAACTACAAAGTAGCGAACGAATTGTGGTTCAAAAGGTTTTTGCATAGGAATGATCGAACCATCACCTTGACTACCCGAATTGATGAGCAATTGCAGAATAAAATCTTAGCAGTCTCACATGCGCGGAAAATTCATGATGTCTCTACGGGCAAACTGCTTGGTGTAATCGTCGTTAGCATTGATATTAAATTTATTGAAATCGTTAATCGTAACTTGCAGGAGGGGCTGCGCTCCAGATTCATGATCGTAGATGAGGACGATAAGATTGTATATAACGTGGATGAGCGCTTGATTGGTACGTTGTTTCGGGGAAACGTGCGTCCACCTGAAGCAACGAATGTTGTAGTGACCAGTCCTTTAAGTCAGCAAAAGTGGACAAGTTATCTTTATATGCCTTTGGATGAGTTAACAGCTGACGGTAAAATTTTGGGTCGTAACTTGGTAACGCTTGCCGTCGTCATGTTTCTTTTTGCAGTCGTGTTATCTGTCTTTCTATCTCATGTCATTACAACGCCAATTAAGAGACTGTTACGTAATATATCCCTTGTAGAGAAGGGGCAATTCGAACAAGTTGAGCATATTCGCTCACGAGATGAGATAGGGCATTTGTCAGTAAGGTTTAACAAGATGTCCCATGAGCTAAAACGGATGGTTGAGCGTATGCAGCAAGAAGAGATGGAGAAGGCTCAAGCCGAGATGCGTGCACTCCATCATCAGATCAACCCCCATTTTCTGTATAACACACTTGGATCAGTCAAATGGATTGCCTCCATGCAGCAGGCTGACAAAATTGTGGAAATGACAGATGCACTAATCTCTATGCTCCGTTACGCCACAAGATCAGATAATAGTCTAGTAACCATTCGTGAGGAGTTAGACAACATTAAGAATTATGTAACCATTCAGAATGTGAGATACTACGGCTGTATTCAGATGAACTATGAAATTGAAGATCGACTAATGGACTACCGGATGCCCAAAATGATTCTACAGCCCATTGTTGAAAATGCGATTTTTCACGGTCTTGCCGAACGTGAGGATGATGGTGTCATAACGATACGGATTCAAATGAAGGGGAGTGATATTACAATCGAAGTTTGTGATAATGGAGTAGGTATGGAAGAGCATATGATCCAGAGCTTTATGACTGAGAAGTTAAGAGCAAGTGATGGCACAAAAGGGATTGGTGTCCACAATGTGCAGCGTCGCATTCAGCTTCATTTTGGAAAGTCTTACGGGATCCAGGTGGAAAGTGCAGTAGGGGAGGGCACGATTTTTACCATTCTTCTACCGGCTATATCTGATGACGATTATATATAA